One genomic region from Epinephelus fuscoguttatus linkage group LG6, E.fuscoguttatus.final_Chr_v1 encodes:
- the tmem230b gene encoding transmembrane protein 230b: MPARNVVSNGIPNSKVKYSRLATDDDGYIDLQFKKSPPKVPYKAIALAAVLFLIGSLLIIIGSLLLAGYFGVPHSDRTIPVLIIGILVFLPGIYHLRIAYYASKGYRGYSYDDIPDFDD; encoded by the exons ATGCCTGCTCGTAACGTTGTGTCCAACGGGATCCCCAACAGTAAAGTAAAGTACTCCAGGTTGGCCACTGATGATGATGGCTACATTGATTTACAG ttCAAAAAGAGCCCACCCAAAGTCCCATACAAAGCCATAGCACTAGCTGCAGTCCTCTTCTTAATCGGCTCTCTGTTAATCATCATCGGCTCCCTCCTTCTGGCTGGATACTTTGGAGTCCCT cACTCAGACCGAACCATTCCTGTTCTCATCATTGGGATCCTTGTCTTCCTGCCGGGAATCTACCACCTACGAATAGCTTACTATGCATCAAAGGGCTACCGTGGTTACTCCTATGATGACATCCCAGACTTTGATGACTGA